One genomic region from Candidatus Omnitrophota bacterium encodes:
- a CDS encoding GatB/YqeY domain-containing protein translates to MLIKQIGEDLKAALKQKDALRTSVLRMLKAAMEKLKNSCDGKALSAIVGELLGS, encoded by the coding sequence ATGCTGATCAAACAAATAGGAGAAGACTTAAAAGCAGCTCTGAAGCAAAAAGATGCATTACGCACATCTGTCTTAAGAATGCTTAAGGCCGCCATGGAAAAGCTGAAAAACTCGTGTGACGGAAAGGCTCTTAGCGCCATTGTGGGCGAATTGCTAGGTTCGTAA